Proteins found in one Roseovarius pelagicus genomic segment:
- a CDS encoding D-cysteine desulfhydrase, with translation MNLAQFPRVSLAHLPTPLEHMPRLSAALGGPEIWIKRDDCTGLSTGGNKTRKLEWLMAEALAQGAEMVMTQGATQSNHARQTAAAAAKLGLACHILLEDRTGYNHENYKYNGNVLLDHLHGATIEHRGPDLDMNAEMEAVADKMRAEGKNVYTIPGGGSNPTGALGYVNCALEMLNQFVTTGLNVDHIVHATGSAGTQAGLITGLRAMNANIPLLGIGVRAPKAKQEENVYNLAVKTAEKLGCPGVVAREDVVANTDYVGPGYGMPAEDTLEAIDMFARTEAILLDPVYSAKGGAGLIDLIRKGHFKKGENIVFLHTGGAIGLTGYTHCFDVPK, from the coding sequence ATGAACCTCGCCCAATTTCCCCGTGTCTCTCTTGCGCATCTGCCCACCCCGTTGGAACATATGCCGCGTCTCAGCGCGGCGTTGGGCGGTCCGGAAATCTGGATCAAGCGGGACGATTGCACAGGGCTCAGCACCGGGGGCAACAAGACCCGCAAGCTGGAATGGCTGATGGCAGAGGCGCTGGCGCAGGGTGCTGAGATGGTGATGACCCAAGGGGCCACGCAATCCAACCACGCGCGCCAGACCGCGGCGGCGGCGGCCAAGCTGGGCCTTGCCTGTCATATCCTGCTGGAGGATCGGACCGGCTATAACCATGAGAATTACAAGTATAACGGCAACGTCCTGCTGGACCACCTGCACGGCGCCACAATCGAGCATCGCGGCCCCGATCTGGACATGAATGCCGAGATGGAGGCTGTCGCCGACAAGATGCGGGCGGAGGGCAAGAACGTCTATACGATCCCCGGAGGCGGGTCGAACCCGACGGGCGCGCTGGGCTATGTCAACTGTGCGCTGGAGATGCTCAACCAGTTCGTGACCACTGGTCTGAATGTCGATCACATCGTCCACGCCACCGGCAGCGCCGGCACACAGGCAGGGCTGATCACCGGGTTGCGCGCCATGAACGCGAACATCCCGCTGCTGGGAATCGGAGTGCGCGCACCAAAGGCCAAACAGGAAGAGAACGTCTATAACCTTGCTGTGAAAACCGCCGAGAAGCTGGGCTGCCCCGGTGTTGTTGCGCGCGAAGATGTCGTCGCCAATACCGATTACGTCGGCCCCGGCTATGGTATGCCCGCCGAGGACACGCTCGAAGCGATTGACATGTTCGCGCGCACCGAGGCGATCCTGCTTGATCCGGTTTATTCGGCCAAAGGTGGTGCCGGTCTGATTGATCTGATCCGCAAGGGGCATTTCAAGAAGGGTGAGAACATCGTTTTCCTGCACACTGGCGGCGCGATTGGCCTGACGGGCTACACCCATTGCTTTGACGTGCCAAAATGA
- the hisD gene encoding histidinol dehydrogenase — protein MPITLLKTATGEPPTTAADIGDTVAIMLARLRAGGAQVALEYARSLDGWQGEVMVPQTQIDAAIARVPDTLKADIVWAHDNISRFAAAQRATAHDMEIELRPGLFAGQKQIPLQAAGCYVPGGRYTHIASALMSIATAREAGVPDITACSPPNGAAGIPDAMLCAMDLAGATRILTIGGVQGLAAMAFGLFGAPAADILVGPGNAYVAEAKRQLFGPIGIDMFAGPTDSLVLADETADADLVAMDLVGQAEHGTNSPVWMATTHRPLAEAVLARMSDLIADLPEPNQSAARTAWADLGEVVLCEDREAMAAYADAKAPEHLHVQAADLDWWRSRLLAYGSLFLGAETTVAFGDKAAGPNHVLPTSGAARYTGGLSVHKFLKTVTWQRVSGPVQDDLARVTASISRAERMEGHARSADLRCAAQAPSQRTMNS, from the coding sequence ATGCCTATTACCTTGCTCAAGACCGCCACAGGAGAGCCGCCAACGACGGCGGCAGATATCGGCGATACCGTTGCGATCATGCTGGCACGGCTGCGCGCAGGCGGTGCACAGGTGGCGCTGGAATATGCCCGCAGTCTTGATGGCTGGCAGGGCGAGGTCATGGTGCCACAGACGCAGATTGACGCGGCGATTGCGCGGGTCCCTGATACGCTGAAGGCTGATATCGTCTGGGCACATGACAATATCAGCCGGTTCGCAGCTGCCCAGCGGGCCACGGCACATGATATGGAGATCGAGTTGCGCCCCGGCCTGTTCGCCGGGCAAAAGCAAATACCGCTGCAGGCGGCGGGCTGCTATGTGCCGGGCGGGCGCTATACCCATATCGCCAGCGCATTGATGAGCATCGCCACCGCGCGCGAGGCGGGCGTGCCGGATATCACCGCCTGTTCGCCGCCCAACGGCGCGGCGGGTATCCCCGACGCGATGCTGTGTGCGATGGACCTGGCTGGTGCGACGCGCATTCTGACCATCGGTGGAGTGCAGGGTCTGGCCGCGATGGCGTTTGGCCTGTTTGGCGCACCTGCCGCAGATATCCTTGTCGGGCCGGGCAACGCCTATGTCGCCGAGGCCAAGCGGCAGCTGTTCGGTCCGATCGGGATCGACATGTTTGCCGGGCCGACCGACAGCCTGGTTCTGGCGGACGAAACGGCCGATGCGGACCTCGTGGCGATGGACCTCGTGGGGCAGGCCGAGCATGGGACCAACAGCCCTGTCTGGATGGCGACGACTCACCGCCCACTGGCAGAGGCCGTTCTGGCACGTATGTCCGATCTGATCGCTGATCTGCCAGAGCCGAACCAAAGTGCGGCGCGCACGGCCTGGGCTGATCTGGGAGAGGTGGTGCTGTGTGAGGACCGCGAAGCGATGGCCGCCTATGCCGACGCAAAAGCGCCGGAACACCTGCATGTGCAGGCCGCCGACCTTGATTGGTGGCGCTCGCGGCTGCTGGCCTATGGATCGCTCTTTCTGGGGGCGGAGACCACCGTGGCCTTTGGGGACAAGGCCGCGGGACCGAACCATGTCCTACCCACCAGCGGCGCGGCGCGGTATACAGGGGGGCTGTCGGTGCACAAATTCCTCAAGACCGTCACTTGGCAGCGAGTAAGCGGCCCGGTACAGGACGATCTGGCGAGGGTCACGGCCAGCATCAGCCGGGCCGAGCGGATGGAAGGGCATGCGCGCTCTGCCGATCTGCGGTGTGCTGCGCAAGCACCGTCGCAACGAACAATGAATTCATAA
- a CDS encoding low molecular weight protein-tyrosine-phosphatase yields the protein MSNRILFVCLGNICRSPTAEAVARVVLPDLQVDSAGTGGWHVGEPPYAPMQAAARARGYDLSGLRARQVVSADFDRFDLIVAMDQDNRAALEELRPSGAGAPVRVLTDYAPGAGMDHVPDPYYTRDFDGVLDLIERCIRRLGAAL from the coding sequence ATGAGCAATCGTATCCTATTTGTCTGTCTCGGCAACATCTGTCGTTCGCCCACAGCCGAGGCGGTAGCGCGGGTCGTGTTGCCGGACCTTCAGGTCGACAGCGCGGGAACGGGGGGCTGGCATGTGGGCGAACCACCCTATGCGCCGATGCAGGCAGCCGCACGGGCGCGCGGCTATGACCTGAGTGGGCTGCGGGCGCGACAGGTGGTATCTGCAGATTTCGACCGCTTCGACCTGATCGTGGCAATGGACCAAGATAACCGGGCCGCGCTGGAGGAGCTGCGTCCCTCCGGTGCCGGCGCACCGGTGCGGGTGCTGACCGATTATGCCCCCGGCGCGGGCATGGATCATGTGCCGGATCCCTATTACACGCGCGATTTCGACGGCGTGCTCGATCTGATCGAGCGATGCATCCGGAGGCTTGGCGCGGCGCTCTGA
- a CDS encoding NAD-dependent deacylase, translating to MTPEKIVILTGAGISAESGLSTFRDAGGLWAQHRVEDVATPEAYQRDPTLVHAFYNARRTRAAEAEPNAAHIALARLEAKHPGDVLIITQNVDDLHARAGSRNLVHMHGRLMGALCHACQHRWPAPREMRATDPCPACNAAQTRPDIVWFGEVPYGAEIIDPALSAADLFVAIGTSGNVYPAAAYAQHTARLGAHTVQINLEAASNARDFAESHFGPATDVVPKWVESILRR from the coding sequence ATGACCCCCGAAAAGATCGTGATCCTTACCGGTGCCGGCATTTCCGCCGAAAGCGGGCTCAGCACCTTTCGGGATGCGGGCGGCCTTTGGGCGCAACACCGGGTCGAGGACGTGGCCACCCCGGAGGCCTACCAACGCGATCCCACCCTCGTCCATGCGTTCTATAACGCCCGCCGCACCCGCGCAGCAGAGGCTGAGCCGAACGCCGCACATATTGCACTGGCCCGGCTTGAGGCGAAACATCCTGGTGACGTGCTGATCATCACCCAGAATGTCGATGACCTGCATGCGCGGGCAGGCAGCCGTAATCTGGTGCATATGCATGGCCGCCTGATGGGCGCGCTCTGCCATGCCTGCCAGCACCGGTGGCCCGCCCCGCGCGAAATGCGCGCTACCGATCCGTGCCCTGCCTGTAACGCGGCGCAGACCCGTCCTGATATCGTCTGGTTCGGAGAGGTGCCCTATGGCGCAGAGATCATCGACCCCGCCCTGTCAGCCGCTGATCTCTTTGTCGCGATCGGCACATCGGGCAATGTCTATCCCGCTGCGGCCTATGCGCAGCACACGGCGCGGCTGGGCGCACATACGGTGCAGATCAATCTGGAAGCCGCGAGCAATGCTCGTGATTTTGCCGAAAGCCACTTTGGCCCCGCAACGGACGTCGTGCCAAAATGGGTCGAGAGCATTCTGCGCCGATGA
- the rpmB gene encoding 50S ribosomal protein L28: MSRRCELTGKGPMVGNNSSHANNKTKRRYLPNLNDVTLQSEALGRGIKLRISAAALRSVDHRGGLDAYLAKAKDVELSPAALKVKKEIAKLSSTAAAAVLEA; the protein is encoded by the coding sequence ATGTCGCGCCGCTGCGAACTGACCGGAAAAGGCCCGATGGTTGGCAACAACTCCAGCCACGCCAACAACAAGACCAAGCGTCGGTATTTGCCGAACCTGAATGATGTGACTCTGCAATCCGAGGCTCTGGGCCGCGGCATCAAACTGCGCATCTCTGCCGCAGCTTTGCGCAGTGTCGATCACCGGGGCGGGCTGGACGCCTATCTGGCCAAGGCGAAGGATGTTGAACTGTCCCCCGCCGCGCTGAAGGTGAAAAAAGAGATTGCCAAGCTCAGCAGCACGGCTGCTGCCGCAGTTCTCGAAGCCTGA
- a CDS encoding ABC transporter ATP-binding protein, giving the protein MFKKFENLIDPFAFFEDATPPATLWAYLKSHYHPFRKWLAVLAISGIIVALVETGLIFYSGRVIDLLGATEPGGLMARHGAELIVAAVFIMTLRPVMIALNHLLLEQMLASNMQEQVRWRAHKHLLGQSTGYFQNEFAGRLSNRVMQLGEAVEDGTYMAFEGVWYSLTYVLGAAVILAGVHPILAVPLLLWALIFALYVRYIARRVAVASEKWSDARSTVTARVVDAYSNIETIKLFADEGTEERYVLSAMRRLRLRFQRFLRLMTELSFGLNIINGVLIVGMLTPAIWLWSDGAISVGEVSAAIALTIRLNGMSGWIMWVVIRLFEHAGVIREGLRSVAVPHDVVDQPDAPTLKVDAAKIEFRGVTHHYGRGRGGLNGIDLTISPGQKVGLVGRSGAGKSSLVNLLLRMRDAEAGQILIDEQDVATVRQTSLRQAIGMVSQDSALLHRSIRANILYGRAQADEAAMVAAAKQAEAHAFIMDLRDAEGRAGYDAQVGERGVKLSGGQRQRVSLARVILKDAPILVLDEATSALDSEVEAAIQDTLFDLMKGKTVIAIAHRLSTIAQMDRIVVMDAGRIVEDGTHDVLLARDGVYAALWARQSGGFLGENAE; this is encoded by the coding sequence ATGTTCAAGAAATTCGAAAACCTTATCGACCCGTTTGCATTCTTTGAGGATGCAACTCCGCCCGCAACGCTGTGGGCCTATCTGAAATCCCATTACCATCCGTTTCGCAAATGGCTGGCCGTTCTGGCAATCAGTGGCATCATCGTGGCCTTGGTCGAAACCGGGCTGATCTTTTACTCCGGGCGCGTGATCGACCTGCTGGGTGCGACTGAGCCGGGGGGCCTGATGGCGCGCCACGGGGCCGAATTGATCGTGGCGGCGGTGTTCATCATGACGCTGCGGCCGGTGATGATCGCGCTGAATCACCTGCTGCTGGAACAGATGTTGGCCAGCAACATGCAGGAACAGGTCCGTTGGCGCGCGCACAAACACCTGCTGGGGCAAAGTACCGGGTATTTCCAGAACGAATTCGCCGGCAGGTTGAGCAATCGGGTGATGCAATTGGGCGAGGCAGTCGAGGACGGCACCTATATGGCGTTCGAGGGTGTATGGTATTCGCTGACCTATGTGTTGGGCGCGGCGGTGATTCTTGCGGGCGTGCATCCGATTCTGGCGGTGCCGCTGCTGCTCTGGGCGCTGATCTTTGCGCTTTATGTGCGTTATATCGCGCGGCGGGTGGCCGTGGCGTCGGAAAAATGGTCCGACGCGCGTTCGACCGTGACTGCGCGGGTGGTGGATGCCTATTCCAACATCGAGACGATCAAGCTCTTTGCTGATGAAGGCACCGAAGAACGGTATGTGCTGTCGGCCATGCGCCGGTTGCGGCTGCGATTCCAGCGGTTCCTGCGGTTGATGACCGAACTCAGCTTTGGCCTCAACATCATCAACGGCGTGCTGATCGTCGGCATGCTGACCCCGGCGATCTGGCTCTGGTCGGATGGTGCGATTTCTGTCGGCGAGGTGTCTGCCGCGATAGCGCTGACCATCCGGCTGAATGGTATGTCGGGCTGGATCATGTGGGTGGTGATCCGCCTTTTCGAGCATGCCGGCGTCATTCGTGAGGGGCTTCGCTCTGTCGCCGTGCCGCATGACGTGGTTGATCAGCCCGACGCGCCGACGTTGAAGGTGGACGCCGCAAAGATCGAGTTTCGCGGCGTGACGCATCATTACGGGCGCGGGCGTGGCGGGTTGAACGGGATCGACCTGACCATCTCGCCGGGCCAGAAGGTCGGACTGGTGGGCCGGTCGGGCGCGGGGAAATCCAGCCTCGTGAACCTGCTCTTGCGGATGCGCGATGCCGAAGCCGGGCAGATCCTGATCGACGAGCAGGACGTGGCAACTGTGCGCCAGACATCCCTGCGTCAGGCAATCGGCATGGTCAGTCAGGACAGCGCCCTGTTGCACCGCTCGATCCGGGCCAACATCCTCTATGGGCGTGCGCAGGCGGACGAGGCCGCGATGGTCGCGGCGGCCAAACAGGCCGAGGCGCATGCGTTCATCATGGACCTGCGCGACGCCGAGGGGCGGGCGGGCTACGACGCACAAGTTGGCGAACGTGGCGTGAAGCTGTCCGGGGGGCAGCGTCAGCGTGTGTCGCTGGCGCGGGTGATCCTCAAGGACGCACCGATTCTGGTGCTGGACGAGGCGACTTCGGCGCTCGACAGTGAAGTGGAGGCCGCGATTCAGGACACGCTCTTTGATTTGATGAAGGGCAAGACGGTCATCGCCATCGCTCACCGTCTGAGCACAATTGCCCAGATGGATCGGATCGTGGTGATGGATGCGGGGCGTATCGTCGAGGATGGCACCCATGACGTCCTGTTGGCGCGTGATGGTGTCTATGCGGCCCTCTGGGCACGTCAGTCAGGTGGGTTTTTGGGGGAGAACGCGGAATGA
- the meaB gene encoding methylmalonyl Co-A mutase-associated GTPase MeaB, translated as MDISELADKVSRCDRRALARAITLVESSRADHRDQAAELLELLRGGGREAIRVGLSGTPGVGKSTFIEGFGGMLTAQDLKVAVLAVDPSSTRSGGSILGDKTRMERLSRDPNAFIRPSPSQTHLGGVARRSREAVALCEAAGFDAVLIETVGVGQSETVVAEMSDLFLLLLAPAGGDELQGVKRGIMEIADLIVVNKADGDLKAAATRTCSDYSGALRLLRKRPQDPKGFPKALMVSALQETGFAKLWDEMRALTDWRREHGHWGARRAGQARYWFEEEVRQGLLAQLRSDEARAALERLGAQVGEGRITPSVAAAQLLEQIGRA; from the coding sequence ATGGATATTTCGGAACTGGCGGACAAGGTATCGCGCTGCGACAGGCGTGCGCTCGCCCGCGCGATCACGCTGGTCGAAAGCAGCCGCGCCGATCACCGCGATCAGGCCGCTGAATTGCTGGAACTGTTGCGCGGCGGTGGGCGCGAAGCGATCCGCGTTGGCCTGTCGGGCACGCCGGGAGTAGGAAAATCTACATTTATCGAAGGTTTCGGCGGTATGCTGACCGCGCAGGATCTGAAGGTCGCGGTGTTGGCGGTCGATCCCAGTTCCACACGCTCTGGCGGCTCGATCCTCGGGGACAAAACGCGGATGGAACGGCTCAGCCGTGATCCCAACGCCTTTATCCGTCCATCACCCAGCCAGACCCATCTGGGCGGGGTCGCACGGCGTTCGCGAGAGGCGGTTGCGCTGTGCGAGGCGGCGGGTTTTGACGCGGTGCTGATCGAGACAGTGGGCGTCGGCCAGTCCGAAACAGTGGTGGCAGAGATGTCGGACCTCTTCCTGCTGTTGCTGGCCCCGGCGGGTGGCGACGAATTGCAGGGTGTCAAACGCGGGATCATGGAGATCGCCGACCTCATCGTGGTCAACAAGGCCGATGGCGATCTGAAGGCGGCCGCGACCCGAACCTGTTCAGATTATTCCGGCGCGCTGCGTCTGTTGCGCAAACGTCCGCAGGATCCCAAAGGCTTTCCCAAGGCGCTGATGGTGTCCGCGTTACAAGAGACCGGATTTGCCAAGCTCTGGGACGAGATGCGCGCACTGACCGACTGGCGGCGCGAGCATGGGCATTGGGGCGCGCGACGCGCAGGGCAGGCGCGCTACTGGTTCGAGGAAGAAGTGCGGCAGGGCCTGTTGGCGCAATTGCGCAGCGATGAGGCACGCGCGGCGCTGGAGAGATTGGGGGCACAGGTCGGCGAAGGACGCATCACCCCCTCTGTGGCCGCCGCGCAACTGCTGGAACAGATTGGCCGCGCATAG
- a CDS encoding DUF3108 domain-containing protein — MTRASFDLKSRGRVTDSRFIPQRYDEQIDTGSRQSTAQLRYSGGVPRITGGTLASAEPDPGETTLDPAREGGTLDPLTAMFAALHDQPRAALCQTDVVIFDGARRSAIRTTARSDIGDEVICTGAYTRLAGFSASELKRQTVYPYTIRFVPGGDGRMQARQLTVRSTYGKAELLRR, encoded by the coding sequence GTGACGCGCGCATCTTTTGACCTGAAATCGCGTGGGCGGGTAACCGACAGCCGATTCATCCCCCAGCGATACGACGAACAGATCGACACGGGCAGCCGCCAGTCGACGGCCCAACTGCGCTACTCCGGGGGAGTGCCACGCATCACCGGGGGGACGCTTGCCTCGGCAGAGCCTGATCCGGGCGAGACCACGCTGGACCCGGCACGCGAGGGCGGCACGCTGGATCCGCTGACGGCGATGTTTGCGGCCCTGCACGATCAGCCGCGCGCGGCACTGTGCCAGACTGATGTTGTCATCTTTGACGGTGCGCGTCGCTCTGCAATTCGCACCACTGCGCGCAGCGACATTGGCGACGAGGTGATCTGCACCGGGGCCTATACCCGCCTTGCCGGGTTTTCCGCGTCCGAACTGAAGCGCCAGACAGTTTATCCCTACACGATCCGCTTTGTCCCTGGCGGCGATGGCCGGATGCAGGCGCGTCAACTGACGGTGCGCTCCACCTATGGCAAAGCCGAGCTTTTGCGCCGATAA